One Oryzomonas sagensis DNA segment encodes these proteins:
- the fdnG gene encoding formate dehydrogenase-N subunit alpha, with protein sequence MGMSRRDFLRGGALAAAGVALTGRPGEASADAPQMRIKGLKSSTTICPYCAVGCGLIVHTKDGKIVNIEGDPQHPINHGSLCSKGSSLFQVAVNENRLQKVMYRAPGSDKFEEKSWDWAMDRIALRMKETRDKNFKAKEINKKDNKEYVVNRTEGMAFFGGAGLDNEECYLWSKFSRAMGVGMLEHQARLUHSATVAGLAASFGRGAMTNHWIDLKNSDAIFIIGCNPAENHPISFKWIEKAMDDGGKLIVADPRYTRSASKADIYAQLRPGTDIAFLGGMINYALQNNMIHEEYVREYTNAAFIINEKFSFQDGLFCSFDDQEKSYDLKSWAYENDAAGNPKRDMSMKDPRCVYQLLKKHYSRYDADMVCSITGTKKEDFLKVAKTFCATGRADKAGTILYAMGITQSTHGTQNVRAVALLQMLLGNIGIAGGGVNALRGESNVQGSTDYGLLFNSLPGYLKLPEFANTDFKAYIEKYTPKTKDAKSANWWGNTPKYITSLLKAWYGDNATPENDFCYNYLPKWSSNYSYSKIIERMGKGEVEGLVCMGMNPAMGGPDSNSARGALDKLKWLVTVDLWQTETSIFWKRPGVNPKDIHTEVFMLPAASSVEKEGSISNSGRWAQWRYKAVEPVGESKSDLWIINQFFKRVQALYIKDKGVFPEPITKLAWNYGEGHEPDVHLVAKEINGSFTKDTTIVDKDKTLEFKKGDQVPMFKYLQADGSTTSGCWIYCGSYTKEGNQMARRDASDPTGLGLFPKWSWCWPLNRRIIYNRASVTPDGAPFNPKRPIIAWDAVEKKWKGDVPDGPWPPMKDAKEGKYPFIMLAEGHGRLYALDMKDGPFPEHYEPMESPARNQLSKVQNNPLVKIPANISSDLAKFPLIGTTYRMTEHWQTGGMTRSLPWLVELVPDMFVEISESLAKQKGIKKGDKVKVTTERGAIEAVALVTSRLKPLNVNGKPVEQVGMPWHFGYSGLAKGDSANLLTPTVGCANTNIPEFKAFLCNIEKGGTKA encoded by the coding sequence ATGGGAATGTCACGAAGAGACTTCCTGCGGGGAGGAGCGCTGGCGGCAGCCGGCGTGGCCCTTACCGGCAGGCCGGGCGAGGCGAGCGCCGATGCCCCGCAGATGAGGATCAAGGGACTGAAGAGTTCCACCACCATCTGCCCTTATTGCGCGGTCGGCTGCGGCCTGATCGTCCACACCAAGGACGGCAAGATCGTCAACATCGAGGGTGACCCCCAGCATCCGATCAACCATGGCTCGCTCTGTTCCAAGGGGAGTTCGCTCTTCCAGGTGGCGGTCAACGAAAACCGGTTGCAGAAGGTCATGTACCGGGCACCGGGTTCGGACAAGTTCGAGGAGAAATCGTGGGACTGGGCCATGGACCGCATCGCCCTGCGCATGAAGGAGACCCGCGACAAGAACTTCAAGGCGAAAGAGATCAATAAGAAGGACAACAAGGAATACGTGGTGAACCGCACCGAAGGCATGGCGTTCTTCGGCGGGGCCGGACTGGACAACGAGGAATGTTACCTCTGGTCCAAGTTCTCCCGCGCCATGGGCGTCGGGATGCTGGAACACCAGGCCCGACTTTGACACTCCGCTACAGTCGCCGGTCTGGCGGCTTCATTCGGTCGTGGTGCCATGACCAACCATTGGATTGACCTGAAAAACAGTGATGCCATCTTCATCATCGGCTGCAACCCGGCCGAGAATCACCCGATCTCCTTCAAGTGGATCGAGAAGGCCATGGACGACGGCGGAAAGCTGATCGTCGCCGATCCCCGCTACACCAGGAGCGCCTCCAAGGCGGATATCTACGCCCAGCTCCGTCCGGGGACCGATATCGCCTTTTTGGGCGGCATGATCAACTATGCCCTGCAAAACAACATGATCCACGAGGAGTACGTTCGGGAGTACACGAACGCCGCCTTCATCATCAACGAGAAGTTCAGTTTCCAGGACGGCCTGTTCTGTTCCTTCGACGATCAGGAGAAGAGCTACGACCTGAAATCCTGGGCCTACGAGAACGACGCGGCCGGCAACCCCAAGCGGGACATGTCCATGAAGGACCCGCGCTGCGTCTACCAGTTGCTCAAAAAGCACTATAGCCGTTACGACGCAGACATGGTCTGCTCCATCACCGGCACCAAGAAAGAGGATTTCCTCAAGGTGGCCAAGACCTTCTGCGCCACGGGCCGCGCCGACAAAGCCGGTACGATCCTCTATGCCATGGGCATCACCCAATCGACCCACGGTACCCAGAACGTGCGGGCCGTTGCCTTGCTCCAGATGCTGCTGGGCAACATCGGCATCGCCGGCGGCGGGGTCAACGCCCTGCGCGGCGAGTCCAACGTCCAGGGTTCCACCGACTACGGCCTGCTCTTCAACAGCTTACCCGGCTACCTCAAGCTGCCCGAGTTCGCCAACACGGACTTCAAGGCCTACATCGAGAAGTACACCCCCAAGACCAAGGACGCCAAAAGCGCCAACTGGTGGGGCAACACCCCCAAATACATCACCAGCCTGCTCAAGGCGTGGTACGGCGACAACGCCACGCCGGAAAACGACTTCTGCTACAACTACCTGCCCAAGTGGAGCAGCAACTATTCCTACTCCAAGATCATCGAGCGGATGGGCAAAGGCGAGGTGGAAGGACTGGTCTGCATGGGCATGAACCCGGCCATGGGCGGTCCCGACTCAAACAGCGCCCGGGGTGCCCTGGATAAACTGAAGTGGCTGGTGACGGTGGACCTGTGGCAGACCGAGACCTCCATCTTCTGGAAACGCCCCGGCGTCAACCCGAAGGATATCCATACCGAGGTATTCATGCTGCCGGCCGCCTCTTCCGTGGAGAAGGAAGGTTCCATCTCCAACTCGGGGCGCTGGGCCCAGTGGCGCTACAAGGCGGTGGAACCGGTGGGCGAATCCAAGAGCGATCTCTGGATCATCAACCAGTTTTTCAAACGCGTGCAAGCTCTCTACATCAAAGACAAGGGGGTATTCCCCGAGCCGATCACCAAACTTGCCTGGAACTACGGCGAGGGGCACGAGCCCGACGTCCACCTGGTGGCCAAGGAGATCAACGGCTCCTTCACCAAGGACACGACCATCGTGGACAAGGACAAAACCCTGGAATTCAAGAAGGGGGACCAGGTCCCGATGTTCAAGTACCTGCAGGCCGACGGTTCCACCACCAGCGGCTGCTGGATCTACTGCGGCTCCTATACCAAGGAAGGAAACCAGATGGCACGGCGCGACGCGTCCGACCCCACGGGCCTGGGGCTGTTCCCCAAATGGTCCTGGTGCTGGCCGCTCAACCGCCGCATCATCTACAACCGGGCATCGGTCACGCCGGACGGCGCGCCGTTCAACCCCAAGCGGCCGATCATCGCCTGGGACGCCGTTGAGAAAAAATGGAAGGGCGATGTGCCGGACGGCCCCTGGCCCCCCATGAAGGACGCAAAGGAGGGCAAGTACCCCTTCATCATGCTGGCCGAGGGGCATGGCCGGCTGTACGCCCTGGATATGAAGGACGGCCCCTTCCCCGAGCATTACGAGCCCATGGAGAGCCCGGCCCGGAATCAACTCTCCAAGGTGCAGAACAACCCGCTGGTGAAGATTCCGGCCAACATCAGCAGCGACCTCGCCAAGTTCCCGCTCATCGGCACAACCTACCGCATGACCGAGCACTGGCAGACCGGCGGCATGACCCGCAGCCTCCCCTGGCTGGTGGAACTGGTGCCGGACATGTTCGTGGAGATCAGCGAATCCCTGGCAAAACAGAAGGGGATCAAAAAAGGGGACAAGGTCAAGGTAACCACCGAGCGTGGCGCCATCGAGGCGGTGGCCCTGGTCACCTCCCGCCTGAAGCCCCTCAACGTGAACGGCAAGCCGGTGGAGCAGGTCGGCATGCCGTGGCACTTCGGCTACTCCGGCCTGGCCAAGGGGGACAGCGCCAACCTGCTGACCCCGACCGTGGGATGCGCCAACACTAATATCCCCGAGTTCAAAGCGTTTCTCTGCAATATCGAGAAAGGGGGTACGAAAGCATGA
- a CDS encoding nitroreductase family protein: MLPEETIFSTNETLKTIKARRSIRAFAREEAVSDEQIHILLRAANEAPSAHNQQSWRFIVLKGQKKHELAELVSEGASRFSKPAQALLRMSARSIASAAVVIAVANTGDLIDHGTELFKVEKEMAYDFFRTMEIQSSAAAVENMLLAATSLGLASVWLGIMFLMKDEVLAFLGEPAGEFMAVVPVGYASREGGSGPKKEPFEMKVRYLD, from the coding sequence ATGCTACCAGAAGAAACCATCTTTTCCACAAACGAAACCCTGAAAACCATAAAGGCGCGGCGGAGCATCAGGGCCTTTGCCAGGGAGGAGGCGGTCTCCGACGAACAAATCCATATACTCCTTCGAGCGGCAAACGAGGCCCCTTCCGCCCACAATCAACAGTCATGGCGGTTTATCGTCCTCAAGGGGCAAAAGAAACACGAGCTTGCCGAGCTGGTCTCCGAAGGCGCTTCCCGTTTCTCCAAACCGGCCCAGGCACTCCTGCGCATGTCGGCACGGAGCATCGCCAGTGCGGCGGTCGTGATCGCCGTTGCGAACACGGGAGACCTGATCGATCACGGCACGGAGCTCTTCAAGGTGGAGAAGGAGATGGCCTACGACTTCTTCAGGACCATGGAGATCCAGAGCTCCGCGGCGGCCGTTGAGAATATGCTGCTCGCGGCGACCTCCCTGGGACTGGCGTCGGTCTGGCTCGGCATCATGTTCCTGATGAAGGACGAGGTCCTGGCCTTCCTGGGGGAACCTGCGGGAGAGTTCATGGCGGTGGTCCCCGTGGGGTATGCTTCCAGGGAGGGGGGGAGCGGGCCCAAGAAAGAGCCGTTCGAGATGAAGGTAAGATACCTGGATTGA
- a CDS encoding transglutaminase domain-containing protein: MKISRFLAAATALLAALALAPASWAAPKKHSGTITTTVDLSAYDPAGEAELWLPYPVSDRDQKITDVTVKGDFVASAVYADAAFSTPMLYARWNKGATSRKLTFSFKAERSEVVRRDFPAVEGTWNRADFAQYLAATSLGPLDGEVGKLATTITAGKTTVLEKAKAIYDWTCENTYRDPKTRGCGAGDVCALLKQPGGKCADIHSVFVALARAAGVPAREAFGIRMGKKDVEDVSTWQHCWAEFYLPGYGWVPVDPADVRKAMLVENLKLEDAKTREYRTYFWGAIDPYRVKLSAGRDLILNPPQPGGPVNYLMYPFARVGDKIIDSLDPATFKYSIIYTAR; the protein is encoded by the coding sequence ATGAAAATCAGCAGATTCTTGGCCGCTGCTACGGCGCTGCTCGCGGCCCTTGCCCTGGCCCCGGCCTCGTGGGCGGCCCCTAAAAAACATTCCGGCACCATCACCACCACCGTGGACCTGTCCGCCTACGACCCGGCCGGGGAAGCGGAGCTGTGGCTCCCCTATCCGGTCTCGGACCGGGACCAGAAGATCACCGACGTCACGGTCAAAGGCGACTTCGTCGCCTCGGCCGTGTATGCCGATGCCGCCTTCAGCACCCCCATGCTGTACGCCCGCTGGAACAAGGGGGCCACGAGCCGCAAGCTGACCTTCTCGTTCAAGGCCGAGCGCAGCGAGGTCGTCCGCCGGGACTTCCCCGCCGTGGAGGGGACCTGGAACCGGGCCGATTTCGCTCAATATCTGGCCGCCACCAGCCTGGGCCCCCTGGATGGCGAGGTGGGCAAGCTGGCCACGACCATCACCGCCGGCAAGACCACGGTGCTTGAGAAGGCCAAGGCGATCTACGACTGGACCTGCGAGAACACCTACCGCGATCCCAAGACCCGGGGCTGCGGCGCCGGTGATGTGTGCGCCCTGCTCAAACAGCCGGGGGGCAAGTGCGCCGACATCCATTCCGTGTTCGTCGCCCTGGCCCGGGCGGCCGGCGTCCCCGCACGGGAGGCGTTCGGCATCCGCATGGGGAAAAAAGATGTGGAGGACGTGTCCACCTGGCAGCATTGCTGGGCCGAATTCTACCTCCCGGGCTACGGCTGGGTGCCGGTTGACCCGGCCGATGTGCGCAAGGCCATGCTGGTGGAGAACCTCAAGCTGGAGGACGCCAAGACCAGGGAATACCGTACTTACTTCTGGGGCGCCATCGACCCCTACCGGGTCAAGCTCTCCGCCGGCCGGGATCTGATCCTCAATCCGCCCCAGCCGGGCGGCCCGGTCAACTACCTCATGTACCCCTTTGCCCGGGTGGGGGACAAGATCATCGACTCCCTCGACCCGGCAACCTTCAAGTATTCCATCATCTACACGGCGCGCTAG
- a CDS encoding hotdog fold thioesterase: MPIWKSPATLEQITERSRNTLMEHLGIEYLEIGDDYLKARMPVDERTRQTAGILHGGASAALAETLGSIAAGLCVDRERQRIVGLEINANHIRPVTEGWVTGITRPIHVGKTTQIWEIRIHDERDKLVCISRLTVANIAK; encoded by the coding sequence ATGCCCATCTGGAAATCCCCGGCAACCCTGGAGCAGATCACGGAGAGATCGAGAAACACCCTGATGGAGCACCTGGGGATCGAGTACCTGGAGATCGGCGACGATTACCTGAAGGCGCGGATGCCGGTGGACGAGCGGACCCGGCAGACGGCCGGCATCCTCCACGGCGGGGCTTCGGCGGCCCTGGCCGAGACCCTGGGGAGCATCGCGGCCGGGTTGTGCGTGGACCGGGAACGGCAGCGGATCGTGGGGCTGGAGATCAATGCGAACCACATCCGCCCGGTGACGGAGGGGTGGGTGACCGGTATCACGAGACCGATCCACGTGGGCAAGACGACCCAGATCTGGGAGATCAGAATCCATGACGAGCGGGACAAGCTGGTCTGCATCTCCCGGCTGACCGTGGCCAATATCGCCAAGTAG
- a CDS encoding RluA family pseudouridine synthase, which yields MAPAKRPSGKYQPKGLPVLYEDHAIIVVEKPCGLLTMGTDRDKSRTAHTILNDYVRKGDPRSRNRVYIVHRLDRDTSGILIFAKSEAAKIFLQGHWEETDKRYLTIVHGTLTPKNGTITSHLAENSALNVYSTPDPALGKLAHTEYTVLKEAKGLSLLEIHLLTGRKHQIRVHLSEQGHPVAGDRKYGRNDGYATLALHARSISFTHPVNGRRLSFETGIPDFFTRLMGRIDIPSA from the coding sequence ATGGCTCCCGCCAAACGCCCCTCGGGGAAATACCAGCCCAAAGGCCTCCCGGTCCTGTACGAGGATCATGCAATCATCGTGGTGGAGAAACCGTGCGGCCTCCTGACCATGGGGACCGACCGGGACAAGTCGCGGACGGCCCATACCATCCTCAACGACTACGTGCGCAAGGGCGACCCCCGCTCCCGGAACCGGGTCTACATCGTCCACCGCCTGGACCGGGACACCTCCGGCATCCTCATCTTCGCCAAGAGCGAAGCGGCCAAGATCTTCCTCCAGGGGCACTGGGAGGAGACCGACAAACGCTACCTCACCATCGTCCATGGCACGCTCACCCCAAAGAACGGGACGATCACCAGCCATCTGGCCGAGAACAGCGCCCTGAACGTCTATTCCACCCCGGACCCGGCGCTGGGCAAGCTGGCCCACACCGAGTACACGGTCCTGAAGGAGGCCAAAGGGCTCAGCCTGCTGGAGATCCACCTGCTCACCGGCCGCAAGCACCAGATCCGGGTACACCTCTCGGAGCAAGGGCACCCGGTGGCGGGGGACCGGAAATACGGCAGAAACGACGGCTACGCCACCTTGGCGCTCCATGCCCGCTCCATCTCCTTCACCCACCCGGTGAACGGCAGGAGGCTCTCTTTCGAAACCGGCATCCCTGACTTTTTTACCCGCCTGATGGGGCGGATAGACATACCGTCGGCCTGA
- a CDS encoding Fic/DOC family protein, whose product MKKADRYDTSNLIEDQYEPGSSGSVLRNLLGITSKEKMERVEEARFERLMDEATARFDNDHRFTAGDILWLHKCWLGGIFSWAGIYRTVNIGKGGFMFAAATHVPGLMRQFENDQLARLTPCRFERTEDVAAALAEVHVELILIHPFREGNGRVARLLMVLMALQAGLPPLDFSELQGAKREEYFAAVQAGMDRDYQPMERIVNRVIERTLSACGQ is encoded by the coding sequence ATGAAAAAGGCAGATCGCTACGACACATCGAACCTGATCGAGGACCAGTACGAACCCGGTTCCAGTGGTAGCGTGCTGCGTAACCTGCTTGGCATCACGAGCAAGGAAAAGATGGAGCGTGTCGAAGAAGCCCGGTTTGAGCGCTTGATGGACGAAGCAACAGCGCGCTTCGACAACGATCATCGTTTTACCGCAGGAGATATCCTCTGGCTCCACAAATGCTGGCTTGGCGGTATTTTTTCCTGGGCTGGCATCTACCGTACCGTCAACATCGGCAAGGGTGGCTTCATGTTCGCGGCTGCCACCCATGTGCCGGGATTGATGCGGCAGTTCGAGAACGATCAACTTGCGCGTCTGACACCGTGCCGGTTCGAGCGCACAGAAGATGTTGCAGCGGCCCTGGCCGAGGTGCATGTGGAGTTGATTCTCATTCATCCCTTCCGGGAGGGTAACGGCAGAGTTGCGCGGCTGTTGATGGTGTTGATGGCGTTGCAGGCCGGACTGCCGCCGTTGGATTTTTCCGAACTACAGGGGGCGAAGCGGGAGGAGTATTTCGCTGCCGTCCAGGCCGGGATGGACCGGGATTACCAGCCAATGGAAAGAATCGTCAATAGAGTTATCGAGCGAACGTTGAGCGCTTGCGGGCAGTAA
- a CDS encoding HIT domain-containing protein: MTTPACDFYCDKILKGLIDVPVYLENEHVFAFHHTNPLWEHHVVLLPKRHIESLITLEEADNDLLLELLRTAKAISRDFMERFGACRVYTNLGDYQSSKHLHWHIGCGAQLRPY, translated from the coding sequence ATGACCACACCCGCCTGCGACTTCTACTGCGACAAGATCCTGAAAGGCCTCATCGACGTGCCGGTGTACCTGGAGAACGAACACGTCTTTGCCTTTCACCACACCAACCCGCTCTGGGAACATCATGTGGTGCTGCTCCCCAAGCGCCACATCGAATCCCTCATCACCCTGGAAGAGGCGGACAACGACCTGCTCCTGGAACTGCTGCGCACGGCCAAGGCGATCTCCCGCGACTTCATGGAGCGCTTCGGGGCCTGCCGGGTGTACACCAACCTGGGCGACTACCAGTCCTCCAAGCATCTCCACTGGCATATCGGCTGCGGCGCGCAGTTGCGTCCTTATTGA
- a CDS encoding type II toxin-antitoxin system RelE family toxin, producing MPIFTYFPTPDFAAKLAKIEKHDPPGHTRILDVIDRILNNPGDADGWMHGEHHGRLKKYVGRSEYRLIYNWCEACRKQAKSLEEKCGFCRQVGDNSVIFFNVYHKNEASRV from the coding sequence ATGCCCATCTTCACCTACTTCCCCACCCCGGATTTCGCCGCCAAGCTGGCAAAGATCGAGAAACACGACCCGCCGGGCCATACCCGCATCCTGGACGTGATCGACCGCATCCTCAACAACCCCGGCGACGCCGACGGCTGGATGCACGGCGAACACCACGGCCGCCTCAAGAAGTATGTGGGCCGGAGCGAGTACCGCCTCATCTACAACTGGTGCGAGGCTTGCCGCAAACAGGCCAAGAGCCTGGAAGAGAAGTGCGGTTTCTGCCGCCAGGTGGGGGACAACAGCGTGATCTTCTTCAACGTCTACCACAAGAACGAGGCGAGCAGGGTTTAA
- a CDS encoding methyltransferase, whose protein sequence is MDRSSRNRLTEKLLPHFGGDTLFDAVGRAVCAAGCLPRKELYEAWEVARRVRRRFRGGRIVDLACGHGLLAQVLLLLDDSSPLALAVDRRIPKSAATLAAAMDAAWPRLHGRTRFVEADLETVALHRDDVVVSAHACGGLTDLVLDRAVEARARVAVLPCCHDLKGADLGGLEGWLDGPLAMDAARVARLRSQGYRVVTQRIPGDITPKNRLLLAEPE, encoded by the coding sequence ATGGATCGCTCCTCGCGCAATAGACTTACGGAAAAGCTTCTCCCCCACTTCGGCGGCGACACCCTGTTCGACGCCGTGGGCCGGGCGGTGTGCGCTGCCGGCTGCCTGCCGCGCAAGGAGCTGTACGAGGCGTGGGAGGTGGCCCGCCGGGTGCGTCGCCGTTTCCGGGGGGGACGGATCGTGGACCTGGCCTGCGGCCACGGGCTGTTGGCCCAGGTTCTGCTCCTGCTGGACGACAGCTCGCCCCTGGCCCTGGCCGTGGATCGCCGGATACCCAAGAGCGCCGCGACCCTGGCGGCGGCCATGGACGCGGCCTGGCCGCGCCTGCACGGACGCACCCGGTTTGTGGAGGCCGACCTGGAAACGGTGGCGTTGCACCGGGACGATGTGGTGGTGTCGGCCCACGCCTGCGGAGGGCTGACGGACCTGGTCCTGGACCGGGCGGTGGAGGCGCGGGCCAGGGTGGCGGTATTGCCCTGTTGCCACGACCTGAAGGGGGCCGACCTGGGCGGCCTGGAGGGATGGCTGGACGGCCCGCTGGCCATGGACGCGGCCCGGGTGGCCCGGCTCCGCTCCCAGGGATACCGGGTGGTTACCCAGCGGATTCCGGGGGATATCACCCCCAAGAACCGGCTGCTTCTGGCGGAGCCGGAATAG
- a CDS encoding YheU family protein, whose translation MSTTEQTDHHEEGVEIPYELINPDTLRNLIGEFVTREWEESGEASYTYTLDQKIEQVLRQLREGKARIVFDATSESCNIVPYR comes from the coding sequence ATGTCCACCACAGAGCAGACCGATCACCATGAAGAGGGGGTGGAGATCCCCTATGAACTCATCAACCCGGATACCCTGCGCAACCTGATCGGCGAGTTTGTGACCCGAGAGTGGGAGGAGTCGGGGGAGGCCAGCTATACCTATACCCTGGACCAGAAGATCGAGCAGGTCCTCCGGCAGTTGCGGGAGGGGAAGGCCAGGATCGTGTTCGACGCCACGTCGGAGAGTTGCAACATCGTTCCGTACCGTTAG
- a CDS encoding FxsA family protein — translation MLLRLFLICTIVPIIEVWLLILIGRVIGVLPTVATLLAVSLAGAWLARSQGFRVVVAIRDELAAGRLPGAPILDGALILAGGILLLIPGFFTDFIGLFFLIPATRTLLKRWLGIWLERRLRQGSFVVRRF, via the coding sequence ATGCTCCTGCGCCTCTTCCTGATATGTACCATTGTCCCGATCATCGAGGTCTGGCTGTTGATCCTGATCGGCCGGGTTATCGGCGTGCTTCCGACCGTGGCGACCCTGCTGGCCGTCTCCCTGGCCGGGGCCTGGCTGGCCAGGTCCCAGGGGTTCCGGGTCGTCGTCGCCATCCGCGACGAACTGGCGGCGGGGCGTCTGCCGGGAGCCCCTATCCTGGACGGCGCCCTCATCCTGGCGGGGGGGATTCTCCTTCTGATCCCCGGCTTCTTCACCGACTTCATCGGCCTGTTTTTTCTCATCCCCGCCACCCGCACGCTCCTGAAACGCTGGCTGGGGATCTGGTTGGAGCGGCGGCTGCGCCAGGGCAGTTTTGTGGTCCGCCGTTTCTGA
- a CDS encoding nitroreductase family protein — translation MSDMMELLRKRRSIRAFTPEPVAPETVDLLVEALLRAPSSRGKNPWEFVVVDDKELLEQLSRAKEHGSQFIKKAPLAIVVCADTTVSDVWVEDCSIAAILVQMAALSLGLGSCWAQMRKRQHDADSSAEEYIRKLLGLPERLGVVCIIGIGHPAEDKKPVPADALQYDKVKRNRY, via the coding sequence ATGAGCGACATGATGGAACTGTTGAGGAAGCGCCGCAGCATCCGCGCCTTCACGCCGGAACCGGTGGCCCCGGAAACCGTGGACCTGCTGGTGGAGGCGCTGCTCCGGGCCCCCTCGTCCCGTGGCAAGAATCCGTGGGAATTCGTGGTGGTGGATGACAAGGAGTTGCTGGAACAACTCTCCCGCGCCAAGGAGCATGGTTCCCAATTCATCAAAAAAGCGCCGCTGGCCATCGTGGTCTGCGCCGACACGACCGTATCGGACGTGTGGGTCGAGGATTGCTCCATCGCAGCCATCCTTGTGCAGATGGCCGCCCTCTCCCTGGGGCTGGGGAGCTGCTGGGCCCAGATGCGCAAGCGCCAGCACGACGCCGACAGCTCGGCGGAGGAGTATATCCGCAAGCTCCTCGGCCTGCCGGAACGGCTTGGGGTGGTGTGCATCATCGGTATCGGCCATCCGGCGGAGGACAAAAAGCCGGTCCCGGCCGATGCTCTACAGTACGACAAGGTGAAGCGCAACCGCTATTGA
- a CDS encoding secondary thiamine-phosphate synthase enzyme YjbQ, translating to MKSYRKELWFETKSRRELINITSRVAECLRESGIREGLLLCNAMHITASVFINDDESGLHQDFEEWLEGLAPEKPYSRYRHNGYEDNADAHLKRTIMGREVVVAVTDGKLDLGPWEQIFYGEFDGMRRKRVLVKIIGE from the coding sequence ATGAAGAGCTATCGCAAGGAGTTATGGTTCGAGACAAAAAGCCGCCGGGAGCTGATCAACATCACCTCCCGGGTGGCGGAGTGCCTCCGGGAGAGCGGCATCCGGGAGGGGCTTCTGTTGTGCAACGCCATGCACATCACCGCCAGCGTGTTCATCAACGACGACGAGTCCGGTCTGCACCAGGATTTCGAGGAGTGGCTGGAGGGGCTGGCGCCGGAAAAACCCTATTCTCGCTACCGTCACAACGGTTACGAGGACAACGCCGACGCCCACCTCAAACGGACCATCATGGGGCGGGAGGTGGTGGTGGCGGTGACCGACGGCAAGCTGGACCTGGGGCCGTGGGAGCAGATCTTTTACGGCGAATTCGATGGGATGCGTAGAAAGCGGGTCCTTGTCAAGATAATTGGAGAATAG
- a CDS encoding PIN domain-containing protein, with product MTIVALDANVWLKERLLRSGMGAALLWAIKNTDSVLLLSDVTQCEIMNGVVKEIQEAAEEIEAGLSTIRAFIGKSQEVTIPSPEEVYKSVNGRLVDIGTILKVDNHKSEHLESALQRVLNHLPPAHKKEEFRDCMIWEMCLDIARRTREDLILITADAAFYHKDKFENGMAYPLREDLKRFEANIQLYHNIGAYLETIQEKIPKPDVKLVTSAIDEQVINTVKASVQDSSYSEIEICDSKIDVFLTEAFEILAISFKLKYKISDLELKEGIVLSEAYGIAEGSATLNTKSNIIKNLQMTAYRIESADGQILRQSGYVYGSGGIVGTRYIPYTLRRAI from the coding sequence ATGACTATAGTGGCTCTTGATGCAAATGTATGGTTAAAAGAGCGTCTACTAAGGTCTGGAATGGGTGCTGCCTTACTCTGGGCAATAAAAAATACCGATAGTGTCCTTCTTCTTTCCGACGTAACCCAATGCGAAATCATGAATGGGGTAGTGAAAGAAATCCAAGAGGCTGCCGAAGAAATAGAAGCCGGTCTTTCGACCATACGTGCATTCATTGGAAAAAGCCAGGAAGTGACGATTCCATCGCCGGAAGAAGTTTATAAAAGTGTTAATGGGCGATTGGTTGATATTGGCACTATTTTAAAAGTGGACAACCACAAGAGCGAACACCTAGAGTCAGCTCTCCAAAGAGTTCTCAACCATCTTCCTCCCGCCCATAAGAAAGAAGAATTTAGAGACTGCATGATTTGGGAAATGTGTTTGGACATAGCACGCAGAACTCGCGAAGACTTAATCCTAATAACTGCTGATGCAGCTTTCTACCATAAAGATAAGTTCGAGAATGGTATGGCTTACCCCCTGCGCGAAGATCTCAAGCGATTTGAAGCAAATATCCAACTCTACCACAACATAGGGGCATATCTCGAAACAATACAGGAAAAAATACCTAAACCAGATGTAAAGTTAGTGACTTCTGCTATTGATGAACAAGTAATCAATACAGTCAAAGCTTCTGTTCAGGACAGTTCTTATTCAGAAATTGAGATATGCGACTCAAAAATTGATGTATTTTTAACAGAAGCTTTTGAAATACTAGCAATAAGTTTTAAACTAAAGTACAAAATATCCGACCTTGAATTAAAGGAGGGTATTGTTTTGTCAGAGGCATATGGAATAGCCGAAGGTAGCGCAACCCTTAACACTAAAAGTAACATCATCAAGAATCTTCAAATGACGGCTTACAGAATCGAAAGTGCGGACGGACAGATTCTTCGTCAGAGTGGTTACGTATATGGGTCGGGCGGGATTGTGGGCACGCGTTACATTCCATACACTCTTAGGAGAGCAATCTAA